In the genome of Caulobacter flavus, the window TCCTACCGGATGATGGAAGGCTTCGGGGTCCACACCTTCCGCCTGGTCAACGCCCAGGGCCAGAGCACCTTCGTCAAGTTCCACTGGCGACCCAAGCTGAACTCGCAGTCGGTGGTCTGGGACGAGGCGCTGAAGATCAACGGCGCGGATCCGGACTTCCACCGCCGCGACCTCTGGGAGGCGATCGACACCGGCGACTTCCCCGAGTGGGAGTTCTGCCTGCAGACCTTCTCCCAGGAACAGGCCGACGCCCTGCCCTTCGACGTGCTCGACGCCACCAAGATCATCCCCGAGGAAGTCATCCCGCTGCGGGTGGTCGGCCGCATGGTGCTGGACCGCAACCCCGACAACTTCTTCGCCGAGACCGAACAGGTCGCCTACTGCGCCTCGCACGTGGTGCCGGGCATCGACTTCACCAACGATCCGCTGCTGCAGGGACGCCTGTTCTCCTACCAGGACACCCAGCTCAAGCGGCTGGGCTCGGCCAACTTCCACCAGATCCCGATCAATCAGCCGCGCTGCCCGTTCCACAACCTGCAGCGCGACGGCCACATGCAGATGGCCGTGCCCAAGGGCCAGGTGAACTACGAACCGTCCAGCCTGGGCGAAGACATCAAGCGCGAAAGTCAGGCCAGCGGCTATCGCACCTTCCCCAATCTGGAGACCGGCGAGCAGCTGCGCGTGCGGCCCGAGACCTTCGCCGACCATTACAGCCAGGCGCGGCAGTTCTTCCTCAGCCAGACCGAGCCCGAGCGGGACCACATCGTCGCGGCCCTGATCTTCGAGCTTTCCAAATGCAACGTGGCGCGGGTGCGCACGGCGATGCTGGCGCGCCTGATCAATATCGACGAGAGCCTGGCCGCGCGGGTCGCCGCGGGCCTGGGCGTCAAGGACCCGATCGTTCCGGCCCCGGCGCCGGTCCCCGCCCAGGACCTGGAGCTTTCGCCGGCCCTCAGCATCCTGGCCAAGGCCGCTCCGGGCCTGAAAGGCCGCAAGATCGGTGCCCTGGTCACCGACGGGGTCGATGACGCCCTGCTCGACGATCTGAAGGCGGCCGTCGAAGCGGCCGGCGCCAAGCTGGCCATCATCGCCCCGACCATCACCGGGGTGACCACGGCTGGCGGCCAGCTGATCCCGGCGGACTTCCGGGTCGACGGCGGCCCCTCGGTGTTGTTTGACGCCGTAGCCATCCTGCCTTCAGACGAGGGCGGTGCGGCCTTGGCGCTGGAGGCGACGGCGGTCAATTTCGTGCGCGACGCCTTTGGCCACCTGAAGGTCATCGCCTACCTGCCCGCCGCCGCGCCGCTTTTCGTCAAGGGCGGCCTTTCCGACGCCAATCCAGACGCCGATACCGGCTTGATCAATCTGCCGACCAAGGCGGTGAGCGACTTCATCGCCGCCGCGGAGGCTGGCCGGGTCTGGGCGCGCGAGCCGCTCGTGCGTAAGGTCTTCTGATCGACCCCGTTCCGTAGGCGGCGCGGCGCCGCCTACGGAACGATCCGCGACCTGAGCCTTCGAAGCAGGCCTCCACGCGGCTTGAGATGCGGCGTCTCAAGACGATCAGATCCGGCGCCACCGACCCGCGCCTGATCAACGTCACGCCATTTCGCACTGGAATCCCGCAGTGCGGCACGGCACACTTCAGGCCGTAATCCGGCGCAAGCAGTCGCGCCGCGGTGGGGCGTATCCGGTGCAGATGTCAGAGGCGTTGGCGCAGGCCAACGTGAGCCAGTTCTTGCTGTCGTTGCACGATGGCCTGATCGAGCGGGCCAGCGCCCGCG includes:
- a CDS encoding catalase encodes the protein MPTKPKAPAAPPLAAPDTTTGIETLTPPGGELHQQADGEPTQLTTNQGVPIGDNQNSLKAGARGPVLLQDFILREKIMHFDHERIPERVVHARGSAAHGFFECLEDCSDITTADFLQRPGERIPVFTRFSTVAGNKGSMDLARDVRGFAVKFYTQQGNFDLVGNNIPVFFIQDAIKFPDLIHAAKQDPDREFPQAQTAHDTFWDYISLTPESMHMIMWIMSDRTIPRSYRMMEGFGVHTFRLVNAQGQSTFVKFHWRPKLNSQSVVWDEALKINGADPDFHRRDLWEAIDTGDFPEWEFCLQTFSQEQADALPFDVLDATKIIPEEVIPLRVVGRMVLDRNPDNFFAETEQVAYCASHVVPGIDFTNDPLLQGRLFSYQDTQLKRLGSANFHQIPINQPRCPFHNLQRDGHMQMAVPKGQVNYEPSSLGEDIKRESQASGYRTFPNLETGEQLRVRPETFADHYSQARQFFLSQTEPERDHIVAALIFELSKCNVARVRTAMLARLINIDESLAARVAAGLGVKDPIVPAPAPVPAQDLELSPALSILAKAAPGLKGRKIGALVTDGVDDALLDDLKAAVEAAGAKLAIIAPTITGVTTAGGQLIPADFRVDGGPSVLFDAVAILPSDEGGAALALEATAVNFVRDAFGHLKVIAYLPAAAPLFVKGGLSDANPDADTGLINLPTKAVSDFIAAAEAGRVWAREPLVRKVF